One window from the genome of Streptomyces sp. NBC_00287 encodes:
- a CDS encoding DinB family protein, whose amino-acid sequence MPSTTRRNRRRDTPPPRTGNNESEVLRGFLDYLRTSIAAKVDGAPEPQVRTAAVPTGTNLLGLLNHLTFVERSMFLGDDVTNWKATFQAAPADSVADVVARYREAVERANEVLDRCTDLGAPVPRPQPDRSAPSIRWALTHMIEETGRHAGHADILRELIDGSTGR is encoded by the coding sequence GTGCCCAGCACCACGCGCCGCAACCGCCGCCGCGACACCCCGCCGCCCCGGACCGGAAACAACGAGAGCGAGGTCCTGCGCGGATTCCTCGACTACCTCCGGACTTCCATCGCCGCGAAGGTCGACGGCGCTCCCGAACCACAGGTGCGCACAGCCGCGGTGCCGACGGGCACGAACCTGCTCGGGCTTCTCAACCATCTGACATTCGTCGAGCGCTCGATGTTCCTCGGAGACGACGTCACCAACTGGAAGGCGACCTTCCAGGCCGCGCCGGCGGACAGTGTGGCCGATGTCGTGGCCCGCTACCGAGAGGCGGTCGAGCGCGCGAACGAAGTGCTCGACCGGTGCACCGATCTGGGAGCACCGGTCCCTCGACCGCAGCCGGACCGTTCCGCCCCCAGCATCCGCTGGGCACTCACCCACATGATCGAGGAGACCGGTCGGCACGCGGGCCACGCGGACATCCTGCGCGAACTGATCGACGGCTCGACCGGCCGCTGA
- a CDS encoding class I SAM-dependent methyltransferase yields the protein MATTDAVAFWDGVYAARPAASDPQPNTRLTETVTDLPPGDALDLGCGDGGDALWLARQGWHVTAADISAVAVERLAALVRSRGLGERVIAVRRDLHKAFPSGGFDLICAHYLHTPFHLDRASVLRSAAHALRAGGRLLVVDHGSAAPWSWDQNPDIRYPSPWAVAVDIDLDPATWTVERADTPRRIATGPGGRTAEVTDHVLLIRRTG from the coding sequence ATGGCCACGACCGATGCGGTCGCGTTCTGGGATGGCGTATATGCGGCCCGACCGGCAGCCAGCGACCCGCAGCCCAATACCCGCCTCACCGAGACGGTGACGGACCTGCCACCCGGTGACGCTTTGGACCTCGGATGCGGCGACGGCGGCGACGCACTGTGGCTCGCCCGTCAGGGATGGCACGTCACCGCCGCCGATATCTCGGCCGTGGCGGTCGAGCGGCTCGCCGCCCTCGTCCGCTCACGTGGTCTGGGCGAGCGCGTCATCGCCGTGCGGCGCGACTTGCACAAGGCTTTTCCGTCGGGCGGATTCGACCTGATCTGCGCCCACTACCTGCACACTCCCTTTCACCTGGACCGGGCAAGCGTCCTGCGCTCGGCCGCGCACGCACTGCGCGCGGGCGGGCGACTGCTGGTCGTCGATCATGGCTCGGCCGCGCCGTGGTCGTGGGACCAGAATCCCGACATCCGCTATCCGAGCCCCTGGGCAGTCGCCGTAGACATCGATCTGGACCCGGCCACCTGGACGGTCGAGCGGGCCGATACACCCCGCCGGATCGCGACTGGCCCGGGCGGGCGCACCGCCGAGGTCACCGACCACGTCCTCCTAATCCGCCGCACCGGCTGA
- a CDS encoding DUF2867 domain-containing protein gives MSDLRLPSTDHTSRPWRIHEIAGDFRLEDLWTLPTPGGPDDLHHLVQQMANGKGGPDGGNLVGRFLFAVRWKLGALLGWDKPDSGVGGRVASLRDRLPDDLREGARGPDLSAAPFTSLFQTHNEWAAEYANNTMHGVLHIGWVPDGNGGYRGQMAVLVKPNGRFGSLYMLAIKPFRYLGVYPALMRSIGREWRENTARRTAN, from the coding sequence ATGAGTGATCTGCGCCTTCCCTCAACCGACCACACGTCCCGCCCCTGGCGGATTCATGAGATCGCCGGCGACTTCCGCCTTGAGGATCTGTGGACGCTGCCGACACCGGGCGGCCCGGACGACCTGCACCACCTGGTCCAGCAGATGGCGAACGGCAAGGGCGGTCCGGACGGCGGTAACCTCGTGGGCCGATTCCTTTTCGCGGTGCGCTGGAAGCTCGGCGCGCTGCTCGGCTGGGACAAGCCGGACTCGGGCGTCGGCGGCCGAGTGGCGTCGCTGCGTGACCGGCTGCCGGACGACCTGCGCGAGGGAGCGCGGGGGCCCGACCTCAGCGCGGCGCCCTTCACATCCCTCTTCCAGACACACAATGAGTGGGCCGCCGAGTACGCCAACAACACCATGCACGGTGTCTTGCACATCGGCTGGGTTCCCGACGGGAACGGCGGCTACCGCGGCCAGATGGCCGTCCTGGTCAAGCCCAACGGCCGCTTCGGTTCCCTGTACATGCTGGCCATCAAACCCTTCCGGTACCTGGGGGTGTATCCGGCCCTGATGCGATCGATCGGCCGGGAGTGGCGAGAGAACACGGCCCGCCGAACGGCAAACTGA
- a CDS encoding TetR/AcrR family transcriptional regulator, translating into MGAIRTPRDKWIEEGLRALAAGGPEAVRVEVLAQMLGVSKGGFYGYFRNRAALLEEMLDTWERGVTEDVIQRIERDGGDARDRLGRLFDFVGSGESPVTSAGVELAIRDWARRDDDVARCLRRADNRRMDYLRALYGAFCSDEGDVEARCLITFSLRIGDHLIAADNGPRSRTEVLAAVRNRLLG; encoded by the coding sequence ATGGGCGCGATCCGTACGCCACGGGACAAGTGGATCGAGGAGGGACTGCGGGCGCTCGCCGCCGGCGGTCCCGAGGCTGTCCGGGTCGAGGTCCTCGCCCAGATGCTCGGCGTCAGCAAGGGCGGCTTCTACGGCTACTTCCGCAACCGCGCCGCATTGCTGGAGGAGATGCTCGACACCTGGGAGCGCGGCGTCACCGAGGATGTCATCCAACGGATCGAACGCGACGGAGGCGACGCCCGCGACCGCCTCGGGCGTCTCTTCGACTTCGTGGGCTCCGGCGAGTCGCCGGTGACCAGTGCCGGGGTCGAACTCGCGATCCGCGACTGGGCCCGGCGCGACGACGACGTCGCACGGTGCCTCCGCCGGGCCGACAACCGGCGCATGGACTATCTGCGCGCGCTCTACGGAGCCTTCTGCAGCGACGAGGGCGACGTCGAGGCCCGCTGCCTCATCACCTTCTCGCTGCGCATCGGCGATCACCTCATCGCGGCAGACAACGGACCGCGCAGCCGCACAGAAGTCCTCGCCGCAGTCAGGAACCGGTTGCTGGGCTGA
- a CDS encoding translation initiation factor IF-2, whose protein sequence is MRRILLLAPLLLFTVGCGVVQSPEDEATDAAREVARKAGERLYGQRPRTAEEVGRSASDLDGVEVLRVTGTSTHEGDGVDLVLRTSGSASDGWLAPEEVAVQRCFAVRVSPKSEWREDPRDVDCPDGPALAFAPPPEPPRLPYEELHAKLPRVPKGGRADEAEVRRTLAALDLDPAIRTEVKADGGRVGVLLWVKGNGYDAQDCLLARVSPGDTSVWVPSQIQRMPGEGGCTVGNALDPVPPPH, encoded by the coding sequence ATGCGCCGAATACTGCTGCTTGCCCCGCTGTTGCTGTTCACCGTCGGCTGCGGGGTGGTGCAGTCCCCCGAGGACGAGGCGACGGACGCCGCACGGGAGGTGGCCAGGAAGGCGGGTGAGCGGCTCTACGGCCAGCGGCCGCGCACCGCGGAGGAGGTCGGGCGCTCCGCTTCCGACCTCGACGGGGTGGAGGTGCTGCGGGTGACCGGTACCTCGACACACGAGGGGGACGGCGTCGACCTGGTCCTGCGCACGTCCGGCTCGGCGTCCGACGGCTGGCTCGCCCCGGAGGAGGTCGCCGTACAGCGCTGTTTCGCGGTGCGGGTTTCGCCCAAGTCGGAGTGGCGCGAGGATCCCCGCGACGTGGACTGCCCGGATGGGCCTGCGCTGGCCTTCGCCCCGCCACCCGAGCCGCCCCGGCTGCCGTACGAGGAGCTCCACGCGAAACTTCCCCGAGTGCCCAAGGGCGGCCGGGCGGACGAGGCCGAGGTGCGCCGGACGCTCGCCGCCCTGGACCTGGATCCGGCGATCCGTACCGAGGTCAAGGCGGACGGCGGCCGGGTCGGCGTACTCCTGTGGGTCAAGGGCAACGGCTACGATGCGCAGGACTGCCTTCTTGCCCGGGTGAGCCCCGGCGACACCTCGGTGTGGGTGCCGTCCCAGATCCAGCGGATGCCCGGAGAGGGCGGCTGCACCGTCGGCAACGCTCTGGACCCGGTCCCGCCACCGCACTGA
- a CDS encoding DUF2599 domain-containing protein translates to MVIASAVVDESDGRIRMAVVKSALGTTASAVVLLSWGLAVPAQADGDAEGVERIAERIERVAPDVGQDILKTRTEAGQGLAARGDDLNIDLPDSSQDTLALTRPGAADAPPALGMPQGAVQRPAEVADDGTVAYPDALPHTDLAVQPMERSARVQTVLKSARAPEEFAFPVDVPDGGRLVQGEDGSIAVLDARGTPVGGIEAAWARDADGRAVPTDYRVEGDRLIQTVRHQGAAYPVVADPWMGMDLILDAKWVWVHAVSKWTLQITPTNWMRAQVSDYFIARAGWDELLAKFQQPLGIHRNHGGLFDQFLCHHQFSAFAGNTWNIEDWRPDISYPGTVLAQCNPE, encoded by the coding sequence ATGGTGATCGCGAGTGCCGTGGTCGACGAGAGCGACGGGAGAATCCGCATGGCAGTGGTGAAGAGCGCCCTGGGCACAACTGCGAGCGCGGTGGTGTTGCTGAGCTGGGGGTTGGCGGTCCCGGCCCAGGCCGACGGCGACGCGGAAGGGGTGGAGCGTATCGCCGAGCGGATCGAGCGGGTCGCCCCCGACGTCGGCCAGGACATCCTCAAGACCCGTACGGAGGCGGGCCAGGGACTGGCGGCGCGCGGCGACGACCTGAACATCGACCTGCCCGACAGCAGCCAGGACACCCTCGCGCTCACGCGGCCGGGGGCAGCCGACGCGCCGCCCGCACTCGGCATGCCCCAGGGGGCGGTGCAGCGCCCCGCTGAGGTCGCCGATGACGGCACCGTCGCCTACCCCGACGCGCTGCCGCACACCGACCTCGCCGTGCAGCCGATGGAACGCAGTGCGCGGGTGCAGACGGTACTCAAGAGCGCCAGGGCGCCTGAGGAGTTCGCTTTCCCGGTGGACGTGCCGGACGGCGGGCGGCTCGTCCAGGGCGAGGACGGCAGCATCGCCGTACTGGATGCCCGCGGCACGCCGGTGGGCGGGATCGAGGCGGCGTGGGCCAGGGACGCCGACGGCCGGGCGGTGCCCACCGACTACCGCGTCGAGGGCGACAGGCTGATCCAGACCGTGCGGCACCAGGGTGCCGCCTACCCCGTGGTCGCCGACCCATGGATGGGCATGGATCTGATCCTGGACGCCAAATGGGTCTGGGTGCACGCTGTCTCCAAGTGGACGCTGCAGATCACGCCCACCAACTGGATGCGGGCGCAGGTCTCCGACTACTTCATCGCCCGGGCCGGCTGGGACGAGTTGCTGGCGAAGTTCCAGCAGCCTCTCGGCATCCACCGCAACCACGGTGGCCTGTTCGACCAGTTCCTCTGCCACCACCAGTTCTCCGCCTTCGCGGGCAACACCTGGAACATCGAGGACTGGCGGCCCGACATCAGCTACCCGGGTACGGTCCTCGCCCAGTGCAACCCGGAGTAG
- a CDS encoding S1 family peptidase yields the protein MRHTRSRAAALLLALGAAVASLAPTAQATPDVPEMSPGLVQAMQRDLHLTKSEAERRLTAERQAITVDPRVKSLAGSSYAGSWFDADTGKLTVATTDPSLAGELRAAGADVRRAVYSAARLDAAKEHLDRAEAPKGVTAWRVDHKANRVMVDVVASQRSDNDVRSFVDKALRAGPIQIREVSAAPRTFAAGTVGGDPYYTGNVRCSIGFSVHGGFVTAGHCGQSGAAVRGWDHTAVGTFQGSSFPDNDYAWVSVGNGWWTVPVVLGWGTVPDQLVRGSNEAPVGASICRSGSTTRWHCGTVLAKNETVNYSQGAVRQLTKTSVCAEPGDSGGSFISGDQAQGVTSGGWGNCSSGGQTWYQPVNEILNRYGLRLHTA from the coding sequence ATGCGTCACACGCGATCACGCGCTGCTGCACTGCTGCTCGCCCTCGGAGCCGCCGTCGCATCCCTCGCGCCCACCGCCCAGGCCACACCCGATGTACCGGAGATGTCACCGGGGCTTGTGCAGGCGATGCAGCGCGACCTGCACCTGACGAAGTCCGAGGCCGAGCGTCGCCTGACGGCGGAGCGGCAGGCGATCACCGTGGACCCCCGCGTCAAGAGCCTGGCCGGCAGCTCCTATGCGGGCAGCTGGTTCGACGCGGACACCGGCAAGCTGACGGTCGCCACGACCGATCCGTCCCTGGCCGGGGAACTACGCGCCGCGGGCGCCGACGTCCGCCGAGCCGTGTACTCCGCAGCCCGGCTGGACGCCGCGAAGGAGCACCTCGACAGGGCCGAAGCGCCCAAGGGTGTCACCGCGTGGCGAGTGGACCACAAGGCCAACCGCGTGATGGTGGACGTTGTCGCATCGCAGCGTTCCGATAACGATGTCAGGTCCTTCGTGGACAAGGCGCTCAGAGCCGGCCCCATCCAGATCCGTGAAGTGAGCGCGGCTCCCCGGACGTTCGCCGCTGGAACCGTCGGCGGCGACCCCTACTACACGGGCAACGTCCGCTGTTCCATCGGCTTCTCGGTTCATGGCGGCTTCGTCACGGCCGGCCACTGTGGGCAGAGCGGCGCCGCGGTCAGGGGCTGGGATCACACCGCCGTCGGCACCTTCCAGGGCTCGTCGTTCCCGGACAACGACTACGCCTGGGTGAGTGTGGGCAACGGCTGGTGGACTGTACCCGTGGTGCTCGGCTGGGGTACCGTGCCCGACCAACTGGTGCGCGGCTCGAACGAGGCTCCCGTCGGTGCGTCGATCTGCCGCTCCGGTTCCACCACGCGCTGGCACTGCGGGACAGTCCTCGCGAAGAACGAGACGGTGAACTACAGCCAAGGCGCTGTCCGCCAACTCACCAAGACCAGTGTGTGCGCCGAACCCGGCGACTCCGGCGGCTCCTTCATCTCCGGCGACCAGGCGCAAGGAGTCACCTCCGGCGGGTGGGGCAACTGCTCCAGCGGCGGCCAGACGTGGTACCAGCCGGTCAACGAGATCCTGAACCGCTACGGCCTGCGCCTGCACACCGCGTGA